Proteins from one Gasterosteus aculeatus chromosome 11, fGasAcu3.hap1.1, whole genome shotgun sequence genomic window:
- the LOC120827805 gene encoding vascular cell adhesion protein 1: MRWLLVFSGVLACAGRPVSSSCPVQISPPTVVVRFGDPLRIICSSTSDQIESIGLESMYGGEKTAGVSSVVLNITSVEHWEVLVICFLNRVKVGQCSENFPVTVYKAPDRVSISQPSLTAPLVEGETYSLKCDVVNVAPIQNLSVHWYKGEKILRTERFHGSSKAPVNATSVFNLTAQRGDDQTRIRCEAQLDLDLVPSLPAIKSESRAVIVQYPPTFAQPENKTMEFPAGGNFSLDCAATGNPTPKYSWQVAHAIQLTAAKGNQSVWAPSFPHPGTYKCTASNTRGSATKYFTVTRAAGNRTTFGALVGVFVFLAVVISIGGLLTLTPNGNFSLKGRPASSAPIEMKGALLFHHSSLQSCQACWSWNSPSPSLSLSLSLHRLSAENKMGKDFLKWILALCMFCSVSGEGCSLILKPPRVVVGFGEPVSVSCEAARPVRVLGWESAIGGVSTQRDLSVQWKVDSLIDWIEEPICYGVFFTAPRQCEEKLNLVLYKTPDSVSIRPVNHNGPMLEGKEYQLLCEVQNIAPVQYLTLRWYKGQTEVYNHSFADLTSSSPVQVSSVLMVTPTKDENGAQYRCVAELELGPEGPRPPPSVSSEPLNASVYFPPTFLSPQPEVVDFVVGAELTLNCTASGNPTPVYSWQSSNPLGERMEEEAALSSSSLLPGTYTCTASNTLEKKSKQFIVKAKTKGV; the protein is encoded by the exons ATGAGGTGGCTCCTCGTATTCAGCGGCGTGCTCGCGTGCGCAG GACGGCCGGTGAGCTCTTCCTGTCCCGTCCAGATCAGCCCCCCCACCGTTGTGGTGAGATTTGGAGACCCCTTAAGGATCATCTGCAGCTCAACATCAGACCAGATAGAGTCAATTGGCTTGGAGTCAATGTACGGCGGCGAAAAGACAGCGGGTGTCTCTTCCGTTGTCTTGAATATAACCTCTGTGGAACACTGGGAAGTGTTGGTGATCTGCTTCCTTAATCGCGTCAAAGTTGGTCAGTGTTCAGAAAATTTTCCAGTCACAGTTTACA AAGCACCGGACAGGGTGTCCATCTCTCAGCCGAGTCTAACAGCCCCCCTGGTGGAGGGGGAAACGTACAGCCTGAAGTGTGACGTGGTGAACGTCGCCCCGATACAAAACCTCTCTGTGCACTGGTACAAAGGAGAGAAGATCCTCCGCACGGAGAGGTTCCACGGGTCCAGTAAGGCTCCAGTCAACGCGACGTCCGTCTTCAATCTGACAGCCCAGAGGGGGGATGACCAGACTCGGATCAGGTGTGAAGCACAGCTGGACTTGGACTTGGTTCCAAGTCTCCCCGCGATCAAGTCGGAGTCCCGTGCTGTGATCGTGCAGT ACCCACCGACCTTCGCGCAGCCCGAAAATAAGACGATGGAGTTCCCGGCCGGCGGTAATTTCAGTTTGGATTGTGCGGCCACGGGAAACCCAACGCCGAAGTACAGCTGGCAGGTCGCCCACGCCATACAGCTGACCGCTGCGAAGGGGAATCAATCCGTTTGGGCTCCGTCCTTCCCTCATCCAGGCACCTACAAGTGCACAGCGTCCAACACCCGGGGCTCCGCAACCAAATATTTCACTGTCACCCGAGCAGCAG GGAATCGCACAACCTTTGGAGCCTTGGTTGGAGTATTTGTCTTCCTGGCGGTGGTGATCTCCATTGGCGGCCTTTTGACGTTGACGCCCAATGGCAATTTTTCTCTCAAAGGACGGCCCGCCTCATCGGCGCCCATA GAGATGAAGGGGGCCCTTTTGTTCCACCATAGTTCCCTGCAGAGTTGCCAAGCTTGTTGGAGTTGGaattctccctctccctccctctctctctctctctctctccatcggCTCAGTGCAGAAAATAAGATGGGAAAGGACTTTCTCAAATGGATCCTGGCGCTTTGCATGTTTTGCTCGG TGTCAGGTGAAGGCTGCTCCCTCATCCTCAAGCCCCCCCGGGTCGTGGTGGGCTTCGGGGAGCCGGTGTCGGTCAGCTGCGAAGCCGCTCGCCCGGTTCGGGTCCTCGGCTGGGAGTCGGCCATCGGAGGCGTCTCCACTCAGCGGGACCTGTCGGTCCAGTGGAAGGTGGACAGCCTCATCGACTGGATCGAGGAGCCCATCTGTTACGGGGTGTTTTTCacggctccccggcagtgtgagGAGAAGCTCAACCTGGTCCTCTACA AGACCCCAGACAGCGTCTCCATCCGGCCTGTAAACCACAACGGGCCCATGCTGGAGGGCAAAGAGTACCAGCTGCTCTGTGAGGTTCAGAACATTGCTCCGGTCCAGTACCTCACCCTCAGGTGGTACAAGGGCCAGACCGAGGTTTACAACCACTCCTTCGCCGATCTCACGTCTTCCTCGCCTGTCCAAGTGTCCTCCGTCCTCATGGTCACGCCGACCAAAGACGAGAACGGAGCCCAGTACAGGTGCGTAGCGGAGCTGGAGCTCGGACCGGAGGGCCCCCGACCACCTCCGTCCGTGTCCTCGGAGCCTCTCAATGCGTCCGTCTACT TTCCCCCGACGTTCCTCAGCCCCCAACCCGAGGTTGTGGACTTTGTAGTTGGTGCTGAGCTGACCTTGAACTGCACTGCCAGCGGAAACCCCACACCGGTGTACAGCTGGCAGTCCTCCAATCCCCTcggggagaggatggaggaggaagcggcgctcagctcctcctcgctgctcccCGGGACCTACACCTGCACCGCCTCCAACACgctggagaagaagagcaaGCAGTTCATCGTCAAAGCCAAGACCAAAG GTGTTTGA
- the cmc4 gene encoding cx9C motif-containing protein 4: MPQKDPCQRQACAIQQCLQANRYQESMCEDVIREMRRCCDTQAGNSICCSGFKDSKPNESKSSAKLPSAHSF; this comes from the exons ATGCCACAGAAAGATCCGTGTCAAAGGCAAGCATGTGCAATTCAACAGTGTTTACAAG CTAACAGATACCAGGAGAGCATGTGTGAGGACGTCATCAGGGAGATGCGGCGGTGCTGCGACACTCAGGCCGGAAACTCCATCTGTTGCTCGGGGTTCAAGGACTCCAAACCCAACGAGAGCAAAAGCAGCGCAAAGCTCCCTTCAGCCCACAGCTTTTGA
- the cdc37 gene encoding hsp90 co-chaperone Cdc37: MSRIDYSVWDHIEVSDDEDDTHPNIDTPSLFRWRHQARVERMEDFEKKSEEMNKALGECRRKLAEAQKKVQELSLSSTDDAKAERSKAQAEEKKLKKEERDWEKKMAELHREEKKMPWNVDTLSKEGFSKSVVNVKPDSAEETEEEKEKKHKTFVEKYEKQIKHFGMMRRWDDSQKYLSDNSDLVCEETANYLVIMCIDLEVEEKHSLMEQVAHQTIVMQFILELAKSLKVDPRGCFRQFFAKIKTADQQYQDAFNDELESFKERVRGRAKIRIEKAMKEYEEEERQKRLGPGGLDPVDVYESLPAEMQKCFDDKDIGMLQEVISKMDPTEAKVHMKKCIESGLWVPNSKTDDGDEKEEDPTYEEVKQEPEETKKE; encoded by the exons ATGTCTAGAATAGACTACAGCGTGTGGGACCACATTGAGGTGTCGGACGATGAAGATGACACCCACCCCAACATCGACACGCCGAGCCTCTTCAGGTGGAGACACCAG GCGCGCGTCGAGCGAATGGAAGACTTTGAGAAGAAAAGCGAAGAGATGAACAAGGCCCTCGGCGAATGCCGGCGTAAACTGGCCGAGGCCCAGAAGAAAGTGCAGGAGCTGTCTCTTTCATCCACCGACGACGCCAAAGCAGAGCGTAGCAAAGCCCAGGCCgaggagaagaagctgaaaaAAGAGGAGCGGGATTGGGAGAAGAAAATGGCGGAACTCCaccgggaggagaagaagatgcCGTGGAACGTCGACACGCTCAGCAAGGAGGGCTTCAGCAAG AGTGTCGTCAACGTCAAACCGGACTCTGCTGAAGAGAccgaagaagaaaaggagaaaaagcacaaaaccTTTGTGGAGAAATACGAGAAGCAGATCAAACACTTTG GCATGATGCGACGCTGGGACGACAGCCAGAAGTACCTCTCCGACAACTCGGATCTAGTATGTGAAGAGACCGCCAACTACCTGGTCATCATGTGCATCgacctggaggtggaggag AAACACTCATTGATGGAGCAAGTGGCTCATCAGACCATTGTCATGCAGTTCATCCTAGAGCTGGCAAAAAGCCTCAAGGTGGACCCCCGCGGCTGCTTTCGGCAATTCTTTGCCAAGATTAAG ACCGCAGACCAGCAGTACCAGGACGCTTTCAACGACGAGCTGGAGTCGTTCAAGGAGCGCGTTCGCGGACGGGCGAAGATCCGCATCGAGAAGGCCATGAAGGAgtacgaggaagaggagcgacaAAAGCGCCTGGGACCCGGGGGGCTCGACCCCGTTGATGTGTACGAGTCTCTGCCGGCT GAGATGCAGAAATGCTTTGATGATAAAGACATCGGAATGTTACAAGAGGTTATTAGCAAAATGGACCCAACG GAGGCGAAGGTTCACATGAAGAAGTGCATAGAATCGGGCCTGTGGGTCCCCAACTCCAAGACAGATGATGGGgatgagaaagaggaagatCCTACCTACGAGGAGGTGAAACAGGAGCCGGAAGAAACCAAGAAGGAATGA
- the tyk2 gene encoding non-receptor tyrosine-protein kinase TYK2 isoform X1: MSRRGRSKSSRSGGPPALREPPQAAGIHVYLFWSKEGERYLSHSAGRVTAEDLCICAAEAAGITPLCHTLFALYNPHSRCWYSPNHEFSPDDSNLVLHFRMRFYFRNWHGLNEKEPTVSRYAHRSGQGGSPLFEITSLEYLFFQAKYEFVNEMVQMEDVQSEEEGSRLKNESLGMAVLQLSHQAMLTGCTLQDAADKVSFLHCIPRSFAKQISKDNFLTKLRIRRVFREFVRTFQQHTVDKGRLGAQEIMYRYIATLEHLAPRFGSETFPVSQLELRDDGIESSSYSNSTRYEGAPEDDFIGPATHEVLVSGTKGVRWRPVSEQKAQANTYLRNDYMKTKKQPSSQPSENTTDKWTSFCDFREITHIAITGTNVCISTLDNRCLEVQMNSSQEARSFISLLDGYNRLTAFAHHYLCHEVAPPRVVLSVANGLHGPMHDDFVLLKLRREAAEEGAFLVRWSALDYRGIILAVLNKNENGTKPGHKQFRIQLKGPKFCLEGWDREFSSVKELAESLKTFVLKSGSDSFTVRKCCLPKHAELSNLVVVRQGVPTEHLTLNTTQLRFHQIKERDIVQKQHLGRGTRTHIFSGHLLVQGGGENDQDDEFNNNSGGRKEIQVVLKILDQSDKDIDLGFLETASLMSQVSHNHLVFVHGVSVKGSENIMVEEFVEFGPLDVFLRKEKGSVNSQWKFIVAKQLASALNYLETKRLVHGNVCAKNILVARRGLESGTSPFVKLSDPGVSLSVLSREERLERIPWIAPECVDTGSHAANAADQWSFGVTLLEICYDGDLPMSGGTLSEKERFYQQKGRLAEPLSPELAKFFSMCLTYEPLERPSFRTVLRELTGLIIISQRFLLKCLIYFIFFIQPILANVPLFLLPLADPNISPSEALPDTDPSVFHKRYLKMMRHLGEGHFGKVTLYLYDPANDGTGERVAVKALKQDNSQVLEGWKKEIEILKSLYHSNIVKYKGCCTELGGQAVQLIMEYLPLGSLRDYLPKRKLGVAQCLLFAQQICQGMVYLQSKRYVHRDLAARNVLVENDSLVKIGDFGLTKHIPEGEIYYRVREDGESPVYWYAIECLKENKFSFSSDIWSFGVTLYEILTRCETRLSPPNVCFDKMKEIKEEKNVMVLIKLLDTQWRLPRPKGCPHEVGMLMEQCWAAEPAKRPSFGSLIEMFEAIRQTYNWQPHMNFSLA; encoded by the exons ATGTCCAGAAGAGGGAGGTCTAAGAGCTCGAGATCTGGGGGCCCCCCCGCCCTGCGCGAGCCCCCCCAGGCTGCGGGCATCCACGTCTACCTGTTCTGGTCTAAGGAGGGCGAAAGGTATCTGTCCCACTCGGCCGGAAGAGTCACGGCGGAGGACCTGTGCATCTGCGCTGCGGAGGCTGCAG GGATCACGCCCCTGTGCCACACGTTGTTTGCTCTGTACAATCCACATTCACGCTGCTGGTACAGTCCGAACCATGAATTCAGTCCGGACGACTCCAACCTGGTTCTTCACTTCCGTATGAg GTTTTACTTTAGAAATTGGCACGGACTAAATGAGAAGGAGCCGACTGTGTCCCGCTATGCTCACCGATCCGGACAGGGGGGTTCTCCTCTGTTTGAAATCACATCTTTAGAGTACTTATTCTTCCAG GCCAAATATGAATTTGTGAACGAGATGGTGCAGATGGAAGACGTTCAGTCCGAGGAGGAGGGAAGCCGCTTAAAAAACGAGAGCTTGGGGATGGCTGTGCTTCAACTCTCCCACCAGGCGATGCTGACAGGCTGCACCTTACAAGATGCTGCTGATAAAGTCAG ctTCTTGCACTGCATCCCAAGGTCCTTCGCCAAGCAAATTTCCAAAGACAACTTCCTGACGAAACTCCGGATCCGGCGGGTTTTCAGAGAGTTCGTGCGGACCTTCCAGCAGCACACCGTGGACAAGGGCCGCCTGGGGGCCCAGGAGATCATGTACAGGTACATCGCCACGCTGGAACACCTGGCGCCGCGTTTCGGATCGGAGACCTTCCCGGTGTCCCAGTTGGAGCTGAGGGACGACGGCATCGAGAGCAGCTCTTACTCCAACTCCACCCGCTACGAGGGCGCCCCCGAGGACGACTTCATCGGCCCGGCCACCCACGAGGTCCTGGTGTCCGGCACCAAGGGGGTCCGGTGGAGGCCGGTGTCCGAGCAGAAG GCGCAGGCCAACACCTACCTGAGGAACGACTACATGAAGACCAAAAAGCAACCGTCCAGCCAGCCGAGCGAAAACACTACGGATAAATGGACCTCCTTCTGCGATTTCCGAGAAATAACTCACATAGCCATCACTGGAACAAACGTGTGCATTAGCACTCTGGACAACCGCTGCTTG gAGGTTCAGATGAACTCCAGCCAGGAGGCCCGTtccttcatctccctcctggatgGGTACAACCGGCTGACTGCGTTCGCCCACCACTATCTTTGTCATGAAGTGGCTCCCCCGAGGGTGGTGCTGAGTGTAGCCAATGGACTGCACGGACCTATGCA TGACGATTTCGTGCTGCTGAAGCTGAGGCgggaggctgcagaggagggagcTTTCCTCGTACGCTGGAGTGCTCTCGATTATCGCGGCATCATCCTCGCCGTCCTGAACAAAAATGAG AACGGAACGAAGCCGGGCCACAAGCAGTTCCGGATTCAGCTCAAGGGTCCGAAGTTCTGCCTGGAGGGCTGGGATCGAGAGTTCTCCAGCGTGAAGGAGCTCGCGGAGAGCCTGAAGACCTTCGTGCTCAAGTCTGGTTCCGACAGCTTCACGGTCCGAAAATGCTGTTTGCCGAAACACGCAG AGCTCTCCAACCTTGTGGTGGTCCGGCAAGGTGTTCCCACCGAACACTTGACCCTGAACACGACGCAGCTGCGCTTCCACCAGATCAAGGAGAGAGACATCGTGCAG AAGCAGCACCTGGGCCGCGGGACCAGAACCCACATCTTCTCGGGACATCTGCTGGTCCAAGGCGGAGGAGAAAACGACCAGGATGACGAGTTCAACAACAACTCTGGGGGCCGCAAAGAGATCCAAGTGGTTCTGAAGATTCTAGACCAAAGCGATAAAGACATCGATTTA GGCTTTTTGGAAACTGCGAGCCTGATGAGCCAGGTGTCCCACAACCACCTGGTGTTTGTGCACGGCGTGTCGGTCAAAGGGTCCGAAA ACATCATGGTGGAAGAATTTGTGGAGTTCGGGCCGTTGGATGTTTTCCTTCGCAAGGAAAAGGGATCCGTGAACTCTCAGTGGAAATTCATTGTTGCAAAACAACTCGCCAGTGCCCTCAATTATCTC GAGACCAAGCGGCTGGTCCACGGAAACGTGTGCGCCAAGAACATTCTGGTGGCGAGGCGCGGTCTGGAGAGCGGCACCAGTCCTTTTGTCAAGCTGAGTGACCCAGGAGTTTCCCTGAGTGTCCTTTCAAGGGAAG AGCGCCTCGAGCGCATTCCCTGGATCGCCCCCGAGTGCGTCGACACCGGCTCCCACGCCGCCAACGCCGCCGACCAGTGGAGCTTTGGCGTCACGCTGCTCGAAATCTGCTACGACGGCGACCTTCCCATGAGTGGCGGCACGTTGTCAGAG AAAGAGCGCTTCTATCAGCAAAAGGGTCGTCTTGCCGAACCCTTGTCCCCGGAACTGGCAAAGTTCTTCAGCATGTGTCTGACCTACGAGCCGCTGGAGAGGCCTTCGTTCCGCACCGTGCTCAGAGAGCTCACAGGGCTCATCATCATAAGTCAGCGTTTTCTCCTcaaatgtcttatttattttattttttttatccaaccTATCTTGGCTAACGTGCCGTTGTTTCTGCTTCCGCTCGCAGATCCCAACATCTCCCCCAGCGAGGCTCTCCCCGACACGGACCCCAGCGTCTTCCACAAACGCTACCTGAAAATGATGCGGCACCTGGGAGAG GGTCACTTCGGAAAGGTCACCCTCTACCTGTACGACCCGGCCAACGACGGGACGGGAGAGCGCGTGGCGGTCAAGGCTTTGAAGCAGGACAACAGCCAGGTCCTCGAGGGCTGGAAGAAGGAGATCGAGATCCTGAAGTCTCTCTATCACAGCAACATTGTCAAGTACAAGGGCTGCTGCACTGAGCTGG GAGGACAAGCTGTGCAGCTGATTATGGAGTACCTTCCCCTGGGGAGTCTGCGGGACTACCTCCCCAAACGCAAACTGGGAGTGGCCCAGTGTCTCTTGTTCGCTCAGCAGATCTGTCAG GGGATGGTGTACCTGCAGTCCAAGCGATACGTCCATCGAGACCTGGCTGCCCGTAATGTCTTGGTGGAAAACGACAGTTTGGTGAAGATTGGAGACTTTGGCCTAACGAAGCACATCCCCGAAGGCGAGATCTACTATCGTGTTCGAGAGGACGGGGAAAGCCCGGTGTACTG GTATGCCATTGAGTGCTTGAAGGAGAATaaattttccttttcctctgacATTTGGTCCTTTGGCGTCACGCTGTATGAGATCCTGACCCGCTGTGAAACCCGGCTGAGCCCTCCAAAC GTCTGTTTTGACAAGATGAAGGAaatcaaggaggagaagaatgTGATGGTGCTCATAAAACTGTTGGATACACAGTGGCGATTGCCTCGTCCCAAAGGCTGCCCTCATGAA GTGGGGATGTTGATGGAGCAATGTTGGGCTGCGGAGCCGGCAAAACGACCGTCATTCGGATCCCTCATCGAAATGTTTGAGGCTATCCGCCAGACATACAACTGGCAGCCGCACATGAACTTTTCTTTGGCTTAG
- the tyk2 gene encoding non-receptor tyrosine-protein kinase TYK2 isoform X2, with protein sequence MSRRGRSKSSRSGGPPALREPPQAAGIHVYLFWSKEGERYLSHSAGRVTAEDLCICAAEAAGITPLCHTLFALYNPHSRCWYSPNHEFSPDDSNLVLHFRMRFYFRNWHGLNEKEPTVSRYAHRSGQGGSPLFEITSLEYLFFQAKYEFVNEMVQMEDVQSEEEGSRLKNESLGMAVLQLSHQAMLTGCTLQDAADKVSFLHCIPRSFAKQISKDNFLTKLRIRRVFREFVRTFQQHTVDKGRLGAQEIMYRYIATLEHLAPRFGSETFPVSQLELRDDGIESSSYSNSTRYEGAPEDDFIGPATHEVLVSGTKGVRWRPVSEQKAQANTYLRNDYMKTKKQPSSQPSENTTDKWTSFCDFREITHIAITGTNVCISTLDNRCLEVQMNSSQEARSFISLLDGYNRLTAFAHHYLCHEVAPPRVVLSVANGLHGPMHDDFVLLKLRREAAEEGAFLVRWSALDYRGIILAVLNKNENGTKPGHKQFRIQLKGPKFCLEGWDREFSSVKELAESLKTFVLKSGSDSFTVRKCCLPKHAELSNLVVVRQGVPTEHLTLNTTQLRFHQIKERDIVQKQHLGRGTRTHIFSGHLLVQGGGENDQDDEFNNNSGGRKEIQVVLKILDQSDKDIDLGFLETASLMSQVSHNHLVFVHGVSVKGSENIMVEEFVEFGPLDVFLRKEKGSVNSQWKFIVAKQLASALNYLETKRLVHGNVCAKNILVARRGLESGTSPFVKLSDPGVSLSVLSREERLERIPWIAPECVDTGSHAANAADQWSFGVTLLEICYDGDLPMSGGTLSEKERFYQQKGRLAEPLSPELAKFFSMCLTYEPLERPSFRTVLRELTGLIIINPNISPSEALPDTDPSVFHKRYLKMMRHLGEGHFGKVTLYLYDPANDGTGERVAVKALKQDNSQVLEGWKKEIEILKSLYHSNIVKYKGCCTELGGQAVQLIMEYLPLGSLRDYLPKRKLGVAQCLLFAQQICQGMVYLQSKRYVHRDLAARNVLVENDSLVKIGDFGLTKHIPEGEIYYRVREDGESPVYWYAIECLKENKFSFSSDIWSFGVTLYEILTRCETRLSPPNVCFDKMKEIKEEKNVMVLIKLLDTQWRLPRPKGCPHEVGMLMEQCWAAEPAKRPSFGSLIEMFEAIRQTYNWQPHMNFSLA encoded by the exons ATGTCCAGAAGAGGGAGGTCTAAGAGCTCGAGATCTGGGGGCCCCCCCGCCCTGCGCGAGCCCCCCCAGGCTGCGGGCATCCACGTCTACCTGTTCTGGTCTAAGGAGGGCGAAAGGTATCTGTCCCACTCGGCCGGAAGAGTCACGGCGGAGGACCTGTGCATCTGCGCTGCGGAGGCTGCAG GGATCACGCCCCTGTGCCACACGTTGTTTGCTCTGTACAATCCACATTCACGCTGCTGGTACAGTCCGAACCATGAATTCAGTCCGGACGACTCCAACCTGGTTCTTCACTTCCGTATGAg GTTTTACTTTAGAAATTGGCACGGACTAAATGAGAAGGAGCCGACTGTGTCCCGCTATGCTCACCGATCCGGACAGGGGGGTTCTCCTCTGTTTGAAATCACATCTTTAGAGTACTTATTCTTCCAG GCCAAATATGAATTTGTGAACGAGATGGTGCAGATGGAAGACGTTCAGTCCGAGGAGGAGGGAAGCCGCTTAAAAAACGAGAGCTTGGGGATGGCTGTGCTTCAACTCTCCCACCAGGCGATGCTGACAGGCTGCACCTTACAAGATGCTGCTGATAAAGTCAG ctTCTTGCACTGCATCCCAAGGTCCTTCGCCAAGCAAATTTCCAAAGACAACTTCCTGACGAAACTCCGGATCCGGCGGGTTTTCAGAGAGTTCGTGCGGACCTTCCAGCAGCACACCGTGGACAAGGGCCGCCTGGGGGCCCAGGAGATCATGTACAGGTACATCGCCACGCTGGAACACCTGGCGCCGCGTTTCGGATCGGAGACCTTCCCGGTGTCCCAGTTGGAGCTGAGGGACGACGGCATCGAGAGCAGCTCTTACTCCAACTCCACCCGCTACGAGGGCGCCCCCGAGGACGACTTCATCGGCCCGGCCACCCACGAGGTCCTGGTGTCCGGCACCAAGGGGGTCCGGTGGAGGCCGGTGTCCGAGCAGAAG GCGCAGGCCAACACCTACCTGAGGAACGACTACATGAAGACCAAAAAGCAACCGTCCAGCCAGCCGAGCGAAAACACTACGGATAAATGGACCTCCTTCTGCGATTTCCGAGAAATAACTCACATAGCCATCACTGGAACAAACGTGTGCATTAGCACTCTGGACAACCGCTGCTTG gAGGTTCAGATGAACTCCAGCCAGGAGGCCCGTtccttcatctccctcctggatgGGTACAACCGGCTGACTGCGTTCGCCCACCACTATCTTTGTCATGAAGTGGCTCCCCCGAGGGTGGTGCTGAGTGTAGCCAATGGACTGCACGGACCTATGCA TGACGATTTCGTGCTGCTGAAGCTGAGGCgggaggctgcagaggagggagcTTTCCTCGTACGCTGGAGTGCTCTCGATTATCGCGGCATCATCCTCGCCGTCCTGAACAAAAATGAG AACGGAACGAAGCCGGGCCACAAGCAGTTCCGGATTCAGCTCAAGGGTCCGAAGTTCTGCCTGGAGGGCTGGGATCGAGAGTTCTCCAGCGTGAAGGAGCTCGCGGAGAGCCTGAAGACCTTCGTGCTCAAGTCTGGTTCCGACAGCTTCACGGTCCGAAAATGCTGTTTGCCGAAACACGCAG AGCTCTCCAACCTTGTGGTGGTCCGGCAAGGTGTTCCCACCGAACACTTGACCCTGAACACGACGCAGCTGCGCTTCCACCAGATCAAGGAGAGAGACATCGTGCAG AAGCAGCACCTGGGCCGCGGGACCAGAACCCACATCTTCTCGGGACATCTGCTGGTCCAAGGCGGAGGAGAAAACGACCAGGATGACGAGTTCAACAACAACTCTGGGGGCCGCAAAGAGATCCAAGTGGTTCTGAAGATTCTAGACCAAAGCGATAAAGACATCGATTTA GGCTTTTTGGAAACTGCGAGCCTGATGAGCCAGGTGTCCCACAACCACCTGGTGTTTGTGCACGGCGTGTCGGTCAAAGGGTCCGAAA ACATCATGGTGGAAGAATTTGTGGAGTTCGGGCCGTTGGATGTTTTCCTTCGCAAGGAAAAGGGATCCGTGAACTCTCAGTGGAAATTCATTGTTGCAAAACAACTCGCCAGTGCCCTCAATTATCTC GAGACCAAGCGGCTGGTCCACGGAAACGTGTGCGCCAAGAACATTCTGGTGGCGAGGCGCGGTCTGGAGAGCGGCACCAGTCCTTTTGTCAAGCTGAGTGACCCAGGAGTTTCCCTGAGTGTCCTTTCAAGGGAAG AGCGCCTCGAGCGCATTCCCTGGATCGCCCCCGAGTGCGTCGACACCGGCTCCCACGCCGCCAACGCCGCCGACCAGTGGAGCTTTGGCGTCACGCTGCTCGAAATCTGCTACGACGGCGACCTTCCCATGAGTGGCGGCACGTTGTCAGAG AAAGAGCGCTTCTATCAGCAAAAGGGTCGTCTTGCCGAACCCTTGTCCCCGGAACTGGCAAAGTTCTTCAGCATGTGTCTGACCTACGAGCCGCTGGAGAGGCCTTCGTTCCGCACCGTGCTCAGAGAGCTCACAGGGCTCATCATCATAA ATCCCAACATCTCCCCCAGCGAGGCTCTCCCCGACACGGACCCCAGCGTCTTCCACAAACGCTACCTGAAAATGATGCGGCACCTGGGAGAG GGTCACTTCGGAAAGGTCACCCTCTACCTGTACGACCCGGCCAACGACGGGACGGGAGAGCGCGTGGCGGTCAAGGCTTTGAAGCAGGACAACAGCCAGGTCCTCGAGGGCTGGAAGAAGGAGATCGAGATCCTGAAGTCTCTCTATCACAGCAACATTGTCAAGTACAAGGGCTGCTGCACTGAGCTGG GAGGACAAGCTGTGCAGCTGATTATGGAGTACCTTCCCCTGGGGAGTCTGCGGGACTACCTCCCCAAACGCAAACTGGGAGTGGCCCAGTGTCTCTTGTTCGCTCAGCAGATCTGTCAG GGGATGGTGTACCTGCAGTCCAAGCGATACGTCCATCGAGACCTGGCTGCCCGTAATGTCTTGGTGGAAAACGACAGTTTGGTGAAGATTGGAGACTTTGGCCTAACGAAGCACATCCCCGAAGGCGAGATCTACTATCGTGTTCGAGAGGACGGGGAAAGCCCGGTGTACTG GTATGCCATTGAGTGCTTGAAGGAGAATaaattttccttttcctctgacATTTGGTCCTTTGGCGTCACGCTGTATGAGATCCTGACCCGCTGTGAAACCCGGCTGAGCCCTCCAAAC GTCTGTTTTGACAAGATGAAGGAaatcaaggaggagaagaatgTGATGGTGCTCATAAAACTGTTGGATACACAGTGGCGATTGCCTCGTCCCAAAGGCTGCCCTCATGAA GTGGGGATGTTGATGGAGCAATGTTGGGCTGCGGAGCCGGCAAAACGACCGTCATTCGGATCCCTCATCGAAATGTTTGAGGCTATCCGCCAGACATACAACTGGCAGCCGCACATGAACTTTTCTTTGGCTTAG